One window from the genome of Aricia agestis chromosome 6, ilAriAges1.1, whole genome shotgun sequence encodes:
- the LOC121727796 gene encoding uncharacterized protein LOC121727796 isoform X1 translates to MTVQEPAARAAPLTAAAMRGWCGRVGRARLRWLAALLCWGALAALALTRVQLAPAPRARPAPPARLLLLAEPASTPAPAPRLATDARVLSEDELRADAERRLPSLPLAYWHRHKDDKNKFYKKKDCAPFPSIYDLEFHNTYWQTMRAKGDVFHFYGAYMDARNTSRIGPAVRVLAVHDRIKPTLATHCQLWFEEREAPVVVRNLEYKYVWNSKWGNYRDGVLQPYLLACVLPADVRHLVPASVSIVVDPCDRATNNLRVHYDRPPPPAAQREFAVCVKGLDFLHEDLSVRLVEWIELIRLLGADKIFFYELQVHPNITKVLDYYAELGVVEVTPITLPGGQPNLPGLQHMYLKKKTTHKRQMELIPYNDCLYRHMYRYRWLALLDIDEVIVPLEDADWSSLMRRVLPLAKPAEGKPPRSSYHASNLYFLDSLRHEHGWEEGAPQYMHMLQHVYRTRNFTKPGQYVKAFHETERVLALHNHFPLACLGGPCSSYALETRHARLQHYRADCVTALSKTCAELRAQPERDTAVWRWRGPLVERAERALAALGFLPPQR, encoded by the exons ATGACCGTGCAggagcccgccgcccgcgccgcgccgctcaCCGCCGCC GCGATGCGGGGTTGGTGCGGGCGGGTGGGGCGCGCGCGGCTGCGCTGGCTGGCGGCGCTGCTGTGCTGGGGCGCGTTGGCGGCGCTGGCGCTGACCCGCGTGCAGCTGGCGCCGGccccgcgcgcgcgccccgCGCCGCCGGCCCGCCTGCTGCTGCTGGCCGAGCCCGCCAGCACGCcggcgcccgcgccgcgcctcgccacCGACGCCCGCGTGCTCAGCGAGGACGAGCTGCGCGCCGACGCCGAGCGCCGCCTGCCCTCGCTGCCGCTCGCCTACTGGCACCGCCACAAGGACGACAAGAACAAGTTCTACAAGAAGAAGGACTGCGCGCCCTTCCCCTCGATATACGACCTCGAGTTCCACAACACGTACTGGCAGACGATGCGCGCCAAGGGCGACGTGTTCCACTTCTATGGCGCGTACATGGACGCTCGCAACACCTCGCGCATCGGGCCCGCCGTGCGCGTGCTCGCCGTGCACGACCGCATCAAGCCCACGCTGGCCACGCACTGCCAGCTGTGGTTCGAGGAGCGCGAGGCGCCCGTGGTGGTGCGCAACCTCGAGTACAAGTACGTGTGGAACAGCAAGTGGGGCAACTACCGGGACGGCGTGCTGCAGCCCTACCTGCTGGCGTGCGTGCTGCCCGCCGACGTGCGCCACCTGGTGCCCGCCTCCGTCTCTATCGTCGTGGACCCCTGCGACCGCGCCACCAACAACCTGCGCGTGCACTACgaccgcccgccgccgccggccgCGCAGAGGGAGTTCGCCGTCTGCGTCAAGGGGCTTGACTTCCTGCACGAAGACCTCTCGGTGCGCCTCGTCGAGTGGATCGAGCTGATACGGCTGCTCGGCGCCGACAAGATCTTCTTCTACGAGCTCCAGGTGCACCCAAACATCACCAAGGTCCTCGACTACTACGCGGAGTTGGGCGTCGTCGAGGTGACGCCCATCACGCTGCCCGGCGGTCAGCCCAACCTGCCCGGCCTGCAGCACATGTACCTCAAGAAGAAGACGACGCACAAGCGGCAGATGGAGCTCATCCCGTACAACGACTGCCTGTACCGGCACATGTACCGGTACCGCTGGCTCGCGCTGCTGGACATCGACGAGGTGATCGTGCCGCTCGAGGACGCCGACTGGAGCTCGCTGATGCGGCGCGTGCTGCCGCTGGCGAAGCCGGCCGAGGGCAAGCCGCCGCGCTCCAGCTACCACGCCTCCAACCTGTACTTCCTGGACTCGCTGCGGCACGAACACGGCTGGGAGGAGGGCGCGCCGCAGTACATGCACATGCTGCAGCACGTGTACCGCACGCGCAACTTCACCAAGCCCGGGCAGTACGTGAAGGCGTTCCACGAGACGGAGCGCGTGCTGGCGCTGCACAACCACTTCCCGCTGGCGTGCCTGGGCGGGCCGTGCTCGTCGTACGCGCTGGAGACGCGGCACGCGCGCCTGCAGCACTACCGCGCCGACTGCGTCACGGCGCTCAGCAAGACGTGCGCGGAGCTGCGCGCGCAGCCCGAGCGCGACACGGCCGTGTGGCGCTGGCGCGGCCCCCTGGTGGAGCGCGCCGAGCGGGCGCTCGCGGCGCTCGGCTTCCTCCCGCCGCAGAGGTGA
- the LOC121727796 gene encoding uncharacterized protein LOC121727796 isoform X2, with the protein MRGWCGRVGRARLRWLAALLCWGALAALALTRVQLAPAPRARPAPPARLLLLAEPASTPAPAPRLATDARVLSEDELRADAERRLPSLPLAYWHRHKDDKNKFYKKKDCAPFPSIYDLEFHNTYWQTMRAKGDVFHFYGAYMDARNTSRIGPAVRVLAVHDRIKPTLATHCQLWFEEREAPVVVRNLEYKYVWNSKWGNYRDGVLQPYLLACVLPADVRHLVPASVSIVVDPCDRATNNLRVHYDRPPPPAAQREFAVCVKGLDFLHEDLSVRLVEWIELIRLLGADKIFFYELQVHPNITKVLDYYAELGVVEVTPITLPGGQPNLPGLQHMYLKKKTTHKRQMELIPYNDCLYRHMYRYRWLALLDIDEVIVPLEDADWSSLMRRVLPLAKPAEGKPPRSSYHASNLYFLDSLRHEHGWEEGAPQYMHMLQHVYRTRNFTKPGQYVKAFHETERVLALHNHFPLACLGGPCSSYALETRHARLQHYRADCVTALSKTCAELRAQPERDTAVWRWRGPLVERAERALAALGFLPPQR; encoded by the coding sequence ATGCGGGGTTGGTGCGGGCGGGTGGGGCGCGCGCGGCTGCGCTGGCTGGCGGCGCTGCTGTGCTGGGGCGCGTTGGCGGCGCTGGCGCTGACCCGCGTGCAGCTGGCGCCGGccccgcgcgcgcgccccgCGCCGCCGGCCCGCCTGCTGCTGCTGGCCGAGCCCGCCAGCACGCcggcgcccgcgccgcgcctcgccacCGACGCCCGCGTGCTCAGCGAGGACGAGCTGCGCGCCGACGCCGAGCGCCGCCTGCCCTCGCTGCCGCTCGCCTACTGGCACCGCCACAAGGACGACAAGAACAAGTTCTACAAGAAGAAGGACTGCGCGCCCTTCCCCTCGATATACGACCTCGAGTTCCACAACACGTACTGGCAGACGATGCGCGCCAAGGGCGACGTGTTCCACTTCTATGGCGCGTACATGGACGCTCGCAACACCTCGCGCATCGGGCCCGCCGTGCGCGTGCTCGCCGTGCACGACCGCATCAAGCCCACGCTGGCCACGCACTGCCAGCTGTGGTTCGAGGAGCGCGAGGCGCCCGTGGTGGTGCGCAACCTCGAGTACAAGTACGTGTGGAACAGCAAGTGGGGCAACTACCGGGACGGCGTGCTGCAGCCCTACCTGCTGGCGTGCGTGCTGCCCGCCGACGTGCGCCACCTGGTGCCCGCCTCCGTCTCTATCGTCGTGGACCCCTGCGACCGCGCCACCAACAACCTGCGCGTGCACTACgaccgcccgccgccgccggccgCGCAGAGGGAGTTCGCCGTCTGCGTCAAGGGGCTTGACTTCCTGCACGAAGACCTCTCGGTGCGCCTCGTCGAGTGGATCGAGCTGATACGGCTGCTCGGCGCCGACAAGATCTTCTTCTACGAGCTCCAGGTGCACCCAAACATCACCAAGGTCCTCGACTACTACGCGGAGTTGGGCGTCGTCGAGGTGACGCCCATCACGCTGCCCGGCGGTCAGCCCAACCTGCCCGGCCTGCAGCACATGTACCTCAAGAAGAAGACGACGCACAAGCGGCAGATGGAGCTCATCCCGTACAACGACTGCCTGTACCGGCACATGTACCGGTACCGCTGGCTCGCGCTGCTGGACATCGACGAGGTGATCGTGCCGCTCGAGGACGCCGACTGGAGCTCGCTGATGCGGCGCGTGCTGCCGCTGGCGAAGCCGGCCGAGGGCAAGCCGCCGCGCTCCAGCTACCACGCCTCCAACCTGTACTTCCTGGACTCGCTGCGGCACGAACACGGCTGGGAGGAGGGCGCGCCGCAGTACATGCACATGCTGCAGCACGTGTACCGCACGCGCAACTTCACCAAGCCCGGGCAGTACGTGAAGGCGTTCCACGAGACGGAGCGCGTGCTGGCGCTGCACAACCACTTCCCGCTGGCGTGCCTGGGCGGGCCGTGCTCGTCGTACGCGCTGGAGACGCGGCACGCGCGCCTGCAGCACTACCGCGCCGACTGCGTCACGGCGCTCAGCAAGACGTGCGCGGAGCTGCGCGCGCAGCCCGAGCGCGACACGGCCGTGTGGCGCTGGCGCGGCCCCCTGGTGGAGCGCGCCGAGCGGGCGCTCGCGGCGCTCGGCTTCCTCCCGCCGCAGAGGTGA
- the LOC121728261 gene encoding histone-lysine N-methyltransferase EHMT1-like, with protein MPEGAPIMSSEAEIAQFFEAVENNNIEKADDLLSSTVDVNVRFVEVKNRTALHVAAHAGHYDLVELLVDQHGADVNAPDSEGDIPLQLATDGHHMKIVKFLVNRNSKKREYAARFLNTDEVEEFFQAAKANDIQRVTELLDTGVDVNSVDSSDLHRSALHVAAREGHCDLVHLLLDRGAYMQYEDDTDESAYHVALNNDHDNITNLLLEAGYVPDPRDETSSSGSDSDVSLNAFFQNIYF; from the coding sequence AAGGTGCCCCTATAATGTCTTCGGAAGCAGAGATAGCTCAGTTTTTTGAAGCCgttgaaaacaataatatagaAAAAGCTGACGACCTGCTATCTTCGACTGTGGACGTTAATGTACGATTTGTTGAAGTGAAGAACCGCACTGCCCTGCACGTGGCGGCCCACGCGGGCCACTACGACCTGGTGGAATTGCTGGTAGATCAACACGGAGCAGACGTCAATGCACCAGACAGCGAGGGCGACATCCCTCTGCAGCTCGCCACAGACGGTCACCACATGAAGATAGTCAAGTTCCTCGTAAACAGAAACTCCAAAAAGCGCGAGTACGCGGCGCGCTTTCTAAACACTGACGAAGTAGAAGAATTCTTCCAAGCAGCCAAAGCGAATGACATCCAGAGGGTGACGGAGTTATTAGACACTGGTGTGGATGTGAACTCGGTAGATTCGTCTGATCTACATAGATCAGCGCTGCATGTCGCGGCTCGAGAAGGTCATTGCGATCTAGTCCACCTGCTCCTTGATCGTGGTGCTTATATGCAATACGAAGACGACACGGACGAGAGCGCGTACCACGTAGCTCTGAACAATGACCACGATAATATAACCAATTTGCTTTTAGAAGCGGGCTATGTTCCCGACCCGCGCGACGAGACCAGCTCTTCAGGCAGTGACTCTGATGTTAGTTTAAACGCTTTCttccaaaatatatatttttaa